TATTTTTAAATTTCTCAGTTACATAAAAAAATTATGTAATTTTTTACAATTAAAATTTTATATTGGATTTTTTACACGTTTTTTTATTTCTTCTTGATTTTTTAACATATGAGACATTTCTGTAATACTTTTTTTAACTACTAAAATAAAATTTCTTAAAATGTTTTCATTAAACTTAAAATGTTCTTCTAATTCTTTTATTTTTAATATTTTTAATTCAATATTAAATAACAAATAATGAGCTTTTTGATATTTTTTAATTGGATAAGCTAAAGAACGACGACCCCAATCTTCAAAACGGTGTATTTTTCCATTTTTTTTTATAATAAAATTTTTATAAAATTCTATAATCTGTGTTATTTTCTCACTTTTTTCAGGATTAATTATTAAAACTATTTCATAATGCCGCATAAATTTTTCTCTTATTCAAAATTTTTAGTAAAATATAATTTATAATTTTTTATAAATATCAATTCTATTCTTTATTATAAAATTTTTTTTAAAAAAAATTATATAAAAATTAACTATTTATTTTTATAAAAAATTTTTAAATCATAAAAATATTTTTTATAAAAAATATTTTAATATTAAAATAAATAATAATTGAAAAATTTAAAATCTATATATTATTTTTTAGAAAATTTTTATATTAACATTTTTTACAAATATTTTTTAAATAAAATATTTAAAAAATTTTTTGTTTGTTCTAAAGTATTTACTTGTATAGAAATTAAATTTTTCCATTTTTTTAACCAAGTTAATTGATGTTTTACTAATTTTTTTGTAGATTGAATAGTACTATCGTACATTTTCTGATACGTAATTTTTTTTTGTAAATACAACCACATCTGCTTATAACCAATACTATTAATAGAAGGTAAAGAAAGATTTAAATTTTTTTTTAAAAATAAATTTTTTACTTCTCGTTCTAATCCATTTTTCAACATATATTCAAAACGCATTATAATTTTTTTAAATAATTCTTTTTTATTTCTAGGAAATAAACCAAATTGAAAAACTTTATATGGAAAAGATTTTTTTCTAGATTTTATTAAATCGCTAAATTTTTGTCCTGTTATATAACATACTTCTAAAACTCTTAAAATACGATTTGTATCATGGAAGTGAATTTTATGACACATAATTGGATCATATATTTTTAAACGTTGATATAATAAATCAATTTTTCCATGACATAATACATAAAAAATATAAGAACGTATCTTAATATTTGAAGCAGGTAATTTAGATAATCCTTCTAGTAAAATTTTAAAATATAACATCGTACCACCAACTAAAAAAGGTACTTTATTTTGTAATATAATTTGTCGAATTGATTTTAAAGCATCTTTTCTAAATTGCGCTACTGAATAAATTTCAGAAGGATTACAGATGTTTATTAAATGATGAGGAATAATTTTTAATAATTTAGAATTTGGTTTATCAGTTCCAATATCTAAACCTCGATATACTAATTTTGAATCTACACTAATAATTTCTAAATTTGAAAATTTTTTTTTTAATTGTATAGATAAAAAACTTTTACCAATAGCAGTAGGTCCCATTAAAAAAAAAATAATTGGTTTTATTTTCATAAGAGATTAAACATCATTCAAACAATTCGTTATTAAAAAATTTATAAAAATATTGAATTTTATAAAAAATTTAAATATTTTTATTTTTTTTATAATATTTTATATTATTTTATCATAAAAAAAAAATAAAAAAATTTTTATTAAAATTATATTAAAAAATTTTTATTATAAAAAAAGATTTCGTTCTTATAAAAAACATTTTTTTAAATAACACTTGCAAAATATTAAATAATTTATATAATATTAAATATTAATGTTGCGGGAATAGCTCAGTTGGTAGAGCACAACCTTGCCAAGGTTGCGGTCACGAGTTCAAATCTCGTTTCTCGCTATATATTTTAAAAATTTTAAAAATATTTTTAAATATTTTTTTAAAAAAACATTCAAATAAAAAATATCCTTAAAAAACAATATTAAATTTTTTTTATTTTTTATAAAAAAATTTAATTTTCTAATACTATATATTTATTAAATATCATTCATATAATATAATTAAAATGACATAATTCTATAAATTTTTTGTATTATAGAATCATGTTTTTTAAAATATTATTTATACAAAAATTTCATAATATTATTAAAATAAACTAAAACGTTTTTGAAATTTTTGAACTCTTCCACCTGTATTCATTGTTCTTTGCTTTCCTGTATAAAAAGGATGACATTGTGAACAAATATCTAAATTAATATTTTCTGTTTTTGTTGAAAAAATATGTAATTTAAAACCACATGAACAAGTTACTAAAATTTTTTTATAAAAAGGATGAATATTTTTTTTCATAAGATAACTCAATAATATATTATTAAAAATTAAAATTTTTATATTTTTTTTATTTATAAAATTTTAATTATATATACAATATATTTTAAAATTTTTTTGTAAAATTTTTTTAAAAAAATTTCATCACTTTTCAAAAACAATTTATAAAAAAATTTAAAAAATATATTTGAAACAACATTTTTTTAAAAAAGTACACTTTTTATTATAAATTAAAATATATAAAATACAACATTATCAGAAAAAAATTTTTATAATTATTGCTATTATTTAATAATAATCATATTAAAATATCAATTTTTTTTTTAAAATTTTTAAAGAGCCATTATATGACAACTATTCTTAGTGTTAGAACATTAAACAAAGTAGTATTAGGAGGAGATGGACAAGCTACATTAGGTCATACTATTATGAAACATAATGTAAAAAAAATTCGTTCATTGTATAAAAATCAAGTTTTAGCAGGTTTTGCAGGAAGTACTTCAGATGCATTCACATTATTTGAACTTTTTGAAAAAAAATTAGCAAAATATCAAGGACAATTAAAAAGAGCGGCAGTAGAATTAGCAAAAGATTGGCGAACGGATCGAATATTAAGAAAACTCGAAGCTTTATTAGCAGTTGTAGACAAAAAAAATTCATTAATCATTACAGGTACTGGAGATGTTATAGAACCAGAAAATAATATTATTGCTTTAGGTTCTGGAGGAAACTATGCACAAGCGTCGGCATATGCATTAATTAAAAATACTAATTTATCTGCATATACGATTGTAAAAAAATCTTTAAAAATTGCATCTAAAATATGTATTTATACAAATAACAATTTTACTATTAAAGAACTCAACTCAGAATCATAAAAAAAGGAAAAAAAATGTCAGAAATGATTCCTAAAAAAATTGTTCAAGAACTTAATAAATTTATCATTGGTCAAAAAAATGCAAAACGCGCAGTTGCTGTCGCTTTACGTAATCGTTGGCGAAGAATGCAATTAGACTCTGATCTAAGATCTGAAATTACTCCTAAAAACATTTTAATGATTGGACCAACTGGCGTAGGAAAAACAGAAATTGCTAGAAGATTAGCTAAATTAGTGCATGCTCCTTTTATAAAAGTAGAAGCAACTAAATTTACTGAAGTGGGATATGTTGGAAAAGAAGTAGATTCCATTATTCGAGATTTAATAGAATTAGCTATTAAAATGGTACGTACTAAGAAAATTAAAAAAAATAAAAAATATGCATTAAAATTAGCAGAAGAAAAAATTTTAAAAATTTTAGTTCCAACACCAAAAATTGACCCCAATACACAATCAAATTCTAAAATTCCTCTTAAAACAATTGAAATTTTTAGAAAAAAATTACAATCTGGAGAATTAAATCATAAAGAAATAGAAATACAAATATCCTCTCCACCTATTGGGATAGAAATCATGTCACCTCCTGGAATGGAAGAGTTAACAAATCAGTTACAATCTTTATTTCATAATTTAAGTGGACAAAAAAAAAAAACAAAAAAAGTAAAAATTAAAGAAGCTTTATTATTATTATCTGAAGAAGAATCATCTAAATTAATTAATTTAGAACAACTAAAAAAAAAAGCTATTCATGAAGTTGAACAAAACAGTATTGTATTTATTGACGAAATAGATAAAATCTGTAAACAAACATCTACCTCTTCTGGAGCTGAAATTTCTCGAGAAGGTGTTCAACGAGATTTATTACCTTTAATAGAAGGATGTACAGTTTCTACAAAATATGGTAGCGTAAAAACTGACCATATTTTATTTATTGCTTCTGGATCATTTCAAATGTCCACGCCATCCGATTTAATTCCAGAACTACAAGGAAGATTACCCATTCGAGTCGAATTAAAACCTTTAAATATTCAAGATTTTAAAAAAATTTTAACAGAAACAAAAGCATCAATTACTATACAATATCAAGCTTTACTTAAAACAGAAGGAATAGATGTTTTTTTTACTGAAGATGGAATTCAAAAAATTGCAGAAGCTTCATGGCAAATTAATGAATCAATTGAAAATATTGGTGCGCGCCGATTATATACAGTATTAGAAAAATTAATGGATGATATTTCTTATAATTGTAAAGAAAATCAAGGAAAAAAAATTATTATTGATCAAAAATATGTACAAAAAAATTTAGAAAAATTATTAATTAATCCTGATTTAAGTCGTTTTATTTTATAAAAAATTATTCAAAATTTCTTTTATTTTACATAATCGAATTGCCGATCTTAGACCTTCGTCTATGATAGGCAATATTTTATTCAAAATTAAATTTATTAATATTAGAGATAAAAATTCTTTATAAAAAAACAAAAAATATTTTTTAAATAACATTTATTCACTTTCAGAAATATTAATATTTTGAATTTCAATTTCTGTTAATAATAATTTTAATTTATTTTTCCAGTCTTTTTGTTCTGTTTTTAATATTTCATTTTTTTTTTCAATATTTTGTTTTAAAATATTAATTTTTAAAATTTCTTTTTTTAAATTTTCTTTTTGAAATTTTAAATCTTTTATAACATTTTTTAAAAACAAAATTGTATCAATTGCAATTTGTACTTTTTTTTCTAATTTAATAAAAACTTCTGAAAACATTCGATCACCTTTTCGAAACATAAAATACGTAAAAAATATGTAAAATATAATTTATAATTATTTATACTTTAAAAATATTTTAAAAAAAATATATTAAAGAAAAATATTTTTTTAAAAAAAATATTTTTTATTTTTTTTAATACATTATAAAAAAATATCAATATCTTTTTAACGAATATAATTTTTTATAAAAATAGGATTAAACTCTCATGTGGCTTCAAACAAAAATTATCAAATTTAAAAAATGGAATCAAAAATTATTTACAATTATCTTAACAGCACCAATTTTACCTTTTAAAGCTGGTCAATTTACAAAATTGTCTTTTATTACCGAAGAAAATAAAAGAATACAAAATGCATATTCTTTTGTTAATGCACCAAAAAATAAAAATTTAGAATTTTATATTCTTCTTGTACCAAATGGTGTTTTTACAAATTTTTTATATAACATGAAGTTAAAAAAAATTTTTATTACTAAAAAATCTTCAGGATATTTTACCTTAGATGAAATACCTATTTGTGAAAATCTATGGATGTTTGCTACAGGAACTGCAATTGGACCTTTTCTATCTATTTTACAAGAAAATTCACTAAAATTAAAAAAATTTAAAAAAATTATTGTAATTTATGCAGTAAAATTTGAAAATGATTTAAATTATTTGTTTTTATTAAAAAAATTACAAATTTTATATCAAAATCGTTTATTTTTTCAAATCATTCTAAGTCAAGAAAAAAATAAAAAATTTTTATTTGGAAGAATTCCAAATTTAATTAAAAATTTTGTTTTAGAAAATTCTGTCGGAATTCAACTAAATGCAAAAAATTCACATGTAATGTTATGTGGAAATCCCGGTATGATTCAAGAAACACAACATATTTTAAAAAAATATCGTAATATGAACAAAAATTTACGTTCCAAACCTGGACATGTTACAATAGAAAAATATTGGTAAATTATAAAATATATATTATAAAAAAAAAATAAAATATACAAATATTTTTTATATCTCTATTTGTCTCTTTTAAAAAAATAAAAATTGATTCTTACAAAACAGCATAGGAATCAATTTTTAAAAAATAATAAAATACAATTAAAAAATTAAGAAACAAAATATGAATATTTTAAGGTTGGATTTGCATATTTAGTTAATGTCATATCAGTACGTAAACCATAAGATTGAAGTTTTTCTATATCAAAATTTTCTAATTCATCTTCTGGAGGACGAATATCTACTGTACGCGTAATCGTTATATGCACTTTATCATGATCAGATTTTCGAATATTGTATGAAGTGAACATATCAAAAATTTCTTCAGTTCTTAAATCAGGATAACGTATTTGTAATTGTTTTAACGGTTCTACTAATAATCCAGAATGAGTATAACTAGAAATTAATTGCTGAGTTTGAAAATTTGGAATTTCTTTACGAATTAAATCTAATACATCGTGAGGATTTTCATTAGTAGCAGATTTACCGTTTATAGTATAATACGAATCATCCATAGTACTTAAAAATCGCATATCTAAAGCAGGAGTTTTTAATAAATTTTTATATTCTTTTTGTAATAATTTTGATGTAATTGCAGTATTAATAGAAACGTTTGTTGCTCTTAAATTCTTCCAAGATTTTTGATGTGTACTAGTAGGATGATCTACAGCTGCTTTTCTTTCAAGACTTTTTTCTGAAAATTTATGTTGTTCTGAAAGCGCTGAAAGATCAGAATATATAGGATTTTCTATTTTTTGATTTTCTGTTTCATTAGAAGAAAAAATATTTTGATTATTTGCAGATGTTTTCAAGACTTCTGTTTCATCATTTGTTTTAGATGTAGATGAATTATATACTTTAGACGAACTGTTCGGTGCCTCTGTTTTAGATGATTTAAACCAAGACATTAAAACAGATACCCCTCTAGCAAATGGTTTCCATGAAATTTTAGGAACATTTAAAATATCTGCCCCAGAATTTAAAAATGCATTTAAATAGTTTCCTTCAGATAAATTTTTTTTTAACACATCA
The sequence above is drawn from the Buchnera aphidicola (Tuberolachnus salignus) genome and encodes:
- the rpsF gene encoding 30S ribosomal protein S6 is translated as MRHYEIVLIINPEKSEKITQIIEFYKNFIIKKNGKIHRFEDWGRRSLAYPIKKYQKAHYLLFNIELKILKIKELEEHFKFNENILRNFILVVKKSITEMSHMLKNQEEIKKRVKNPI
- the miaA gene encoding tRNA (adenosine(37)-N6)-dimethylallyltransferase MiaA, with product MKIKPIIFFLMGPTAIGKSFLSIQLKKKFSNLEIISVDSKLVYRGLDIGTDKPNSKLLKIIPHHLINICNPSEIYSVAQFRKDALKSIRQIILQNKVPFLVGGTMLYFKILLEGLSKLPASNIKIRSYIFYVLCHGKIDLLYQRLKIYDPIMCHKIHFHDTNRILRVLEVCYITGQKFSDLIKSRKKSFPYKVFQFGLFPRNKKELFKKIIMRFEYMLKNGLEREVKNLFLKKNLNLSLPSINSIGYKQMWLYLQKKITYQKMYDSTIQSTKKLVKHQLTWLKKWKNLISIQVNTLEQTKNFLNILFKKYL
- the rpmE gene encoding 50S ribosomal protein L31 is translated as MKKNIHPFYKKILVTCSCGFKLHIFSTKTENINLDICSQCHPFYTGKQRTMNTGGRVQKFQKRFSLF
- the hslV gene encoding ATP-dependent protease subunit HslV; amino-acid sequence: MTTILSVRTLNKVVLGGDGQATLGHTIMKHNVKKIRSLYKNQVLAGFAGSTSDAFTLFELFEKKLAKYQGQLKRAAVELAKDWRTDRILRKLEALLAVVDKKNSLIITGTGDVIEPENNIIALGSGGNYAQASAYALIKNTNLSAYTIVKKSLKIASKICIYTNNNFTIKELNSES
- the hslU gene encoding ATP-dependent protease ATPase subunit HslU, whose amino-acid sequence is MSEMIPKKIVQELNKFIIGQKNAKRAVAVALRNRWRRMQLDSDLRSEITPKNILMIGPTGVGKTEIARRLAKLVHAPFIKVEATKFTEVGYVGKEVDSIIRDLIELAIKMVRTKKIKKNKKYALKLAEEKILKILVPTPKIDPNTQSNSKIPLKTIEIFRKKLQSGELNHKEIEIQISSPPIGIEIMSPPGMEELTNQLQSLFHNLSGQKKKTKKVKIKEALLLLSEEESSKLINLEQLKKKAIHEVEQNSIVFIDEIDKICKQTSTSSGAEISREGVQRDLLPLIEGCTVSTKYGSVKTDHILFIASGSFQMSTPSDLIPELQGRLPIRVELKPLNIQDFKKILTETKASITIQYQALLKTEGIDVFFTEDGIQKIAEASWQINESIENIGARRLYTVLEKLMDDISYNCKENQGKKIIIDQKYVQKNLEKLLINPDLSRFIL
- the zapB gene encoding cell division protein ZapB translates to MFRKGDRMFSEVFIKLEKKVQIAIDTILFLKNVIKDLKFQKENLKKEILKINILKQNIEKKNEILKTEQKDWKNKLKLLLTEIEIQNINISESE
- a CDS encoding ferredoxin--NADP(+) reductase; this translates as MWLQTKIIKFKKWNQKLFTIILTAPILPFKAGQFTKLSFITEENKRIQNAYSFVNAPKNKNLEFYILLVPNGVFTNFLYNMKLKKIFITKKSSGYFTLDEIPICENLWMFATGTAIGPFLSILQENSLKLKKFKKIIVIYAVKFENDLNYLFLLKKLQILYQNRLFFQIILSQEKNKKFLFGRIPNLIKNFVLENSVGIQLNAKNSHVMLCGNPGMIQETQHILKKYRNMNKNLRSKPGHVTIEKYW